Proteins from a genomic interval of Stenotrophomonas sp. 24(2023):
- a CDS encoding HAD hydrolase family protein gives MPWSPLPAFPAHLHATAAGIRLACFDVDGTLTDGQLYYDHEGNESKAYFVQDGLGLKLLQQHGIHPVLITARNSQSALRRGADLGVETYIAVGDKLASVQALCAREGIGLGQVAFLGDDLPDLAPLCAVGLAVAPANAHPWVAERVHWQTRAAGGRGAARELCDVLLAAQGKVDAVLARFGA, from the coding sequence ATGCCCTGGTCCCCCCTGCCCGCCTTCCCCGCCCACCTGCATGCCACTGCGGCCGGCATCCGCCTGGCCTGCTTCGACGTGGACGGTACGCTCACCGATGGTCAGCTGTACTACGACCATGAGGGCAACGAGAGCAAGGCGTACTTCGTGCAGGACGGCCTGGGACTGAAACTGCTGCAGCAGCACGGTATCCACCCCGTGCTCATCACCGCGCGCAACAGCCAGTCCGCGCTCCGGCGCGGTGCCGACCTGGGCGTCGAGACCTATATCGCCGTGGGTGACAAGCTGGCCAGCGTGCAGGCGCTGTGCGCGCGAGAAGGCATCGGCCTGGGCCAGGTGGCCTTCCTCGGTGACGACCTGCCCGACCTGGCGCCGCTGTGCGCGGTCGGCCTGGCCGTCGCCCCGGCCAATGCCCACCCGTGGGTGGCCGAGCGCGTGCACTGGCAGACCCGCGCCGCCGGTGGCCGCGGCGCCGCCCGCGAACTGTGCGACGTGCTGCTGGCCGCACAGGGCAAGGTCGATGCGGTGCTGGCGAGGTTCGGCGCATGA
- the lptB gene encoding LPS export ABC transporter ATP-binding protein: MLVAKGLRKRYKQREVVKDFGLTLDAGEVVGLLGPNGAGKTTCFYMIVGLVQADAGSIVLDGKDITADPMYTRAKQGVGYLPQEPSVFRKLTVADNIRLVLELRPDLDAAGRERELAGLLDELQLGHVADQLGASLSGGERRRCEIARALAAQPRLILLDEPFAGVDPISVGEIQRIVTHLKQRGIGVLITDHNVRETLGICDRAYILAEGTVLAQGSPEAILDNADVRRVYLGDTFKL, encoded by the coding sequence ATGCTCGTCGCCAAAGGCCTGCGCAAGCGCTACAAGCAGCGCGAAGTCGTCAAGGACTTCGGGCTGACCCTCGATGCCGGCGAAGTGGTCGGCCTGCTCGGCCCGAACGGTGCCGGCAAGACCACCTGCTTCTACATGATCGTCGGCCTGGTCCAGGCCGACGCCGGCAGCATCGTGCTGGACGGCAAGGACATCACCGCCGACCCCATGTACACCCGCGCCAAGCAGGGCGTGGGCTACCTGCCGCAGGAACCGTCGGTGTTCCGCAAGCTGACCGTGGCCGACAACATCCGCCTGGTGCTGGAACTGCGCCCGGACCTGGATGCGGCCGGCCGCGAACGTGAACTGGCCGGCCTGCTGGACGAACTGCAGCTGGGCCACGTGGCCGACCAGCTCGGTGCCAGCCTGTCCGGCGGCGAGCGCCGCCGCTGCGAGATCGCCCGCGCCCTGGCCGCCCAGCCGCGGCTGATCCTGCTGGACGAACCGTTTGCCGGCGTGGACCCGATCTCGGTCGGTGAAATCCAGCGCATCGTCACCCACCTCAAGCAGCGTGGCATCGGCGTGCTGATCACCGATCACAACGTGCGCGAAACCTTGGGAATCTGCGACCGCGCGTATATCCTCGCCGAGGGCACCGTGCTGGCCCAGGGCTCGCCGGAGGCGATCCTGGACAACGCCGACGTGCGCCGCGTCTACCTTGGGGACACCTTCAAGCTCTGA
- a CDS encoding EF-hand domain-containing protein, translating to MILRGKFTRRRKALLVLVLIVLAWLGYAWYAGIAITQGIEQKDMDWNGDGTVTRDEILQAFYAVGVTDTQDGNRHCRTFAWRSSGEQIRVDCKTVFKADDAK from the coding sequence ATGATCCTGCGCGGAAAATTCACCCGCCGCCGCAAGGCGCTGCTGGTGCTGGTGCTGATCGTGCTGGCGTGGCTGGGCTATGCCTGGTACGCCGGCATCGCCATCACCCAGGGCATCGAGCAGAAGGACATGGACTGGAACGGTGACGGCACCGTCACCCGTGACGAGATCCTGCAGGCGTTCTACGCGGTGGGCGTGACCGACACCCAGGACGGCAACCGCCATTGCCGCACCTTTGCCTGGCGCAGCAGCGGCGAGCAGATCCGCGTGGACTGCAAGACGGTGTTCAAGGCCGACGACGCCAAGTAA
- the murA gene encoding UDP-N-acetylglucosamine 1-carboxyvinyltransferase, whose product MAKIVVTGGAALHGEVSISGAKNAVLPILCATLLADAPVEITNVPHLHDVVTTVKLLGELGAKVTIDQGTLSRGSAIVVDPRSVNQHVAPYELVKTMRASILVLGPLLARFGAAEVSLPGGCAIGSRPVDQHIKGLQALGAEIVVENGFIKASAKRLKGGHFTFDMVSVTGTENVLMGAVLAEGTTILDNCAMEPEVSDLAHCLVALGAKIDGIGTARLVVHGVERLSGGRHEVLPDRIETGTFLVAAAMTGGKVTVNRARPDTMDAVLGKLIEAGAKIETTEDTITLDMQGKRPKAVNLTTAPYPAFPTDMQAQFMALNCVADGVGVINETIFENRFMHVNELLRLGADIQIEGHTAIVRGAERLSGAPVMATDLRASASLILAGLMAEGQTTIDRIYHLDRGYENIEEKLSSLGATIRRVP is encoded by the coding sequence ATGGCCAAGATCGTTGTGACCGGCGGCGCTGCGCTGCACGGTGAAGTGAGCATCTCCGGCGCCAAGAACGCCGTCCTCCCCATCCTCTGCGCGACCCTGCTGGCCGATGCGCCGGTGGAGATCACCAACGTGCCGCACCTGCACGATGTGGTCACCACGGTGAAGCTGCTGGGCGAACTGGGCGCCAAGGTCACCATCGACCAGGGCACCCTGTCGCGCGGCAGCGCGATCGTGGTCGACCCGCGTTCGGTGAACCAGCACGTGGCCCCCTACGAGCTGGTCAAGACCATGCGTGCCTCGATCCTGGTGCTGGGCCCGCTGCTGGCCCGCTTCGGTGCGGCCGAAGTGTCGCTGCCCGGCGGCTGCGCGATCGGTTCGCGCCCGGTGGACCAGCACATCAAGGGCCTGCAGGCGCTGGGCGCGGAGATCGTGGTCGAGAACGGCTTCATCAAGGCTTCGGCCAAGCGCCTGAAGGGCGGCCATTTCACCTTCGACATGGTCAGCGTGACCGGCACCGAGAACGTGCTGATGGGCGCGGTACTGGCCGAGGGCACCACCATCCTCGACAACTGCGCGATGGAACCGGAAGTGAGCGACCTGGCGCACTGCCTGGTGGCATTGGGCGCGAAGATCGACGGCATCGGCACCGCGCGCCTGGTGGTGCACGGCGTGGAGCGCCTGAGCGGCGGCCGCCACGAAGTGCTGCCGGACCGCATCGAGACCGGCACCTTCCTGGTCGCTGCGGCGATGACCGGCGGCAAGGTCACGGTCAACCGCGCGCGCCCGGACACGATGGACGCGGTGCTGGGCAAGCTGATCGAGGCCGGTGCGAAGATCGAGACCACCGAAGACACCATCACCCTGGACATGCAGGGCAAGCGGCCGAAGGCGGTCAACCTGACCACCGCGCCGTACCCGGCCTTCCCGACCGACATGCAGGCGCAGTTCATGGCGCTCAACTGCGTGGCCGACGGCGTGGGCGTGATCAATGAAACGATCTTCGAAAACCGCTTCATGCACGTCAACGAACTGCTGCGCCTGGGCGCGGACATCCAGATCGAGGGCCATACGGCCATCGTGCGTGGTGCCGAGCGCCTGAGCGGCGCCCCGGTGATGGCCACCGACCTGCGCGCATCGGCCTCGCTGATCCTGGCCGGCCTGATGGCCGAGGGCCAGACCACCATCGACCGCATCTACCACCTCGACCGTGGCTACGAGAACATCGAAGAGAAGCTGTCTTCGCTCGGCGCCACCATCCGGCGGGTGCCATGA
- a CDS encoding DUF3108 domain-containing protein produces MNTLTRPLNWIAAAALSLASLPVLAAQPVKPFQADYLASYMGMQANGTMSVSSEGANKWRYSLKVKNQLADLSQSTVFEEANGQLRPLSSQDSSVLLVKKRNVQANYNWTSNQATWTGDLKPDRRGPVALKAGDLDALLINLAIVRDLAANKPLSYRMVDEGRIKPMTYTVVGKEQVSVGGKNYDATKVSRVDGNKELLAWIVPQLPVPARLLQRENGRDALDLTIKAVN; encoded by the coding sequence ATGAATACCCTGACCCGCCCGCTGAACTGGATCGCCGCCGCCGCGCTGTCGCTGGCCAGCCTGCCCGTGCTGGCCGCGCAACCGGTGAAGCCGTTCCAGGCCGATTACCTGGCCAGCTACATGGGCATGCAGGCCAACGGCACCATGAGCGTGAGCAGCGAAGGTGCCAACAAGTGGCGCTACAGCCTGAAGGTGAAGAACCAGCTGGCCGACCTGAGCCAGAGCACCGTGTTCGAGGAAGCCAACGGCCAGCTGCGCCCGCTCAGCAGCCAGGACAGCTCGGTGCTGCTGGTGAAAAAGCGCAACGTGCAGGCCAACTACAACTGGACCAGCAACCAGGCCACCTGGACCGGCGACCTGAAGCCGGACCGCCGTGGCCCGGTGGCCCTGAAGGCCGGCGACCTGGATGCGCTGCTGATCAACCTGGCGATCGTGCGCGACCTGGCGGCCAACAAGCCGCTGAGCTATCGCATGGTCGACGAAGGCCGCATCAAGCCGATGACCTACACCGTGGTCGGCAAGGAACAGGTCTCGGTGGGCGGCAAGAACTACGACGCCACCAAGGTCTCGCGCGTGGACGGCAACAAGGAGCTGCTGGCCTGGATCGTGCCGCAGCTGCCGGTGCCGGCGCGCCTGCTGCAGCGTGAGAACGGCCGCGATGCGCTGGACCTGACCATCAAGGCGGTGAACTGA
- a CDS encoding KpsF/GutQ family sugar-phosphate isomerase → MADLLPPRTDTVDPAALVASGRRVFAIEQQALDAVAARLGDAFQQACQAILGSRGRVVATGMGKSGHIARKIAATLASTGTPAFYVHPGEAGHGDLGMITEDDVVLALSYSGESDEVLMLLPVLKRQGNVLISMTGRPQSSLATAADVHLDVSVPAEACPLALAPTSSTTASLAMGDALAVALLDARGFTADDFARSHPAGSLGRRLLLHITDVMHTGEDLPKVDAGASLSQALVEMSRKRLGMTAVVDADGVLIGLFTDGDLRRALDTDLDVRTARIADVMTRQPRTIGADQLAVEAARLMETHKINGLIVVDGQGRAVGALNIHDLLRARVV, encoded by the coding sequence ATGGCTGATCTCCTGCCCCCCCGTACCGACACCGTCGACCCCGCCGCGCTGGTGGCCAGCGGCCGCCGCGTGTTCGCCATCGAGCAGCAGGCACTGGACGCCGTGGCTGCCCGGCTGGGCGACGCCTTCCAGCAGGCCTGCCAGGCCATCCTGGGCAGCCGTGGCCGGGTGGTCGCCACCGGCATGGGCAAATCGGGCCATATCGCCCGCAAGATCGCCGCCACCCTGGCCTCCACCGGCACCCCGGCGTTCTACGTGCACCCCGGCGAAGCCGGCCATGGCGACCTGGGCATGATCACCGAGGACGACGTGGTGCTGGCCCTGTCCTATTCGGGCGAATCGGACGAGGTGCTGATGCTGCTGCCGGTGCTCAAGCGCCAGGGCAACGTCTTGATTTCCATGACCGGCCGGCCGCAGTCCAGCCTGGCCACCGCCGCCGACGTGCATCTGGATGTGAGCGTACCGGCCGAGGCCTGCCCGCTGGCGCTGGCCCCGACCTCCAGCACCACCGCCTCGCTGGCCATGGGCGACGCCCTGGCGGTGGCCCTGCTGGATGCGCGCGGCTTCACCGCCGACGATTTCGCCCGTTCCCACCCGGCCGGCAGCCTCGGCCGCCGCCTGCTGCTGCACATCACCGATGTGATGCACACCGGCGAAGACCTGCCCAAGGTCGATGCCGGCGCCAGCCTCAGCCAGGCCCTGGTGGAAATGAGCCGCAAGCGGCTGGGCATGACGGCCGTGGTCGATGCCGACGGCGTGCTGATCGGCCTGTTCACCGACGGCGACCTGCGCCGGGCGCTGGATACCGACCTGGACGTGCGCACGGCCAGGATCGCCGATGTAATGACCCGCCAGCCGCGCACCATCGGCGCCGACCAGCTGGCGGTGGAGGCCGCCCGGCTGATGGAAACCCACAAGATCAACGGCCTGATCGTGGTCGATGGCCAGGGCCGGGCCGTGGGTGCGCTGAACATTCATGACCTGTTGCGGGCCCGGGTGGTTTAA
- the purN gene encoding phosphoribosylglycinamide formyltransferase, whose product MPTPASPASSSARARLAVLASGRGSNLQAILDAIAAGQLAADVVGVFSDRSDSAALQRVDAGRRWTRSPRDFADRFAFDTALGDALQACAPDWIICAGYMRILGEAFVHRFQGQLVNIHPSLLPRHKGLHTHARALEAGDAEHGASVHFVVPELDAGTVLAQAAVPVLPGDDAERLARRVLAVEHPLLIASLQVLCSGRVAEREGQLLLDDHPLFKPLHLDSAGQLNR is encoded by the coding sequence ATGCCCACGCCCGCTTCGCCCGCCTCCTCCTCCGCCCGCGCCCGACTGGCGGTACTGGCCTCCGGTCGTGGCAGCAACCTGCAGGCCATCCTCGATGCCATCGCGGCCGGGCAGCTGGCCGCTGACGTGGTGGGCGTGTTTTCGGACCGCAGCGATTCAGCCGCCCTGCAGCGCGTGGATGCCGGCCGCCGCTGGACACGTTCGCCCCGCGATTTCGCCGACCGCTTCGCCTTTGACACCGCCCTGGGCGATGCCCTGCAGGCCTGTGCACCGGACTGGATCATCTGCGCCGGTTACATGCGCATCCTCGGCGAGGCCTTCGTGCACCGCTTCCAGGGCCAGCTGGTCAACATCCATCCCTCGCTGCTGCCCCGCCACAAGGGCCTGCACACCCATGCCCGCGCGCTGGAAGCCGGCGATGCCGAACACGGCGCCAGCGTGCACTTCGTGGTGCCCGAACTGGATGCCGGCACCGTACTGGCCCAGGCCGCGGTCCCGGTGCTGCCCGGCGACGACGCCGAACGCCTGGCCCGCCGCGTGCTGGCCGTGGAACACCCGCTGCTGATCGCCAGCCTGCAGGTGCTGTGCAGCGGCCGCGTGGCTGAACGGGAGGGCCAGCTGCTGCTGGACGATCACCCCCTGTTCAAGCCGCTGCACCTAGATTCCGCCGGACAGCTGAACAGGTGA
- the lptA gene encoding lipopolysaccharide transport periplasmic protein LptA, which yields MKIPFAAFCALCLMIPGLASAKSTDRDQEMVIDAATQSGTLTGDGKTTLSGNVVITQGTLDMRSDQAEVYLKDGEPVRAVFTGKQAKLKQQLDDGTWMDAVADKIDYDIKTDIVTLTGNYKVTSERGTNAGQRMTYNTKTGEMNSGGDGTRVRSVIPPKNKTPGAAAPAAKPATPARPPAQPAATGSKK from the coding sequence ATGAAGATTCCCTTTGCAGCTTTCTGCGCGCTCTGTCTGATGATCCCTGGCCTGGCCAGCGCGAAGTCCACGGACCGCGACCAGGAAATGGTCATCGACGCCGCCACCCAGTCCGGCACCCTCACCGGTGACGGCAAGACCACCCTGTCCGGCAACGTGGTGATCACCCAGGGCACGCTGGACATGCGTTCGGACCAGGCCGAGGTGTACCTGAAGGACGGTGAGCCCGTGCGCGCCGTGTTCACCGGCAAGCAGGCCAAGCTGAAGCAGCAGCTCGACGACGGCACCTGGATGGACGCGGTGGCCGACAAGATCGACTACGACATCAAGACCGACATCGTCACCCTGACCGGCAACTACAAGGTCACCAGCGAGCGCGGCACCAATGCCGGCCAGCGCATGACCTACAACACCAAGACCGGCGAAATGAACAGCGGCGGCGACGGCACCCGCGTGCGCTCGGTCATTCCGCCCAAGAACAAGACCCCGGGCGCCGCCGCACCGGCCGCAAAGCCGGCAACGCCGGCCAGGCCCCCGGCCCAGCCCGCAGCCACCGGGAGCAAGAAGTAA
- the lptC gene encoding LPS export ABC transporter periplasmic protein LptC has protein sequence MNWRSAVGALLLVVAVLTGWSLLRNRDKGPVSVGQDGGVDYILHDFQIVSLDDKGQESTTLRAPRLERQRDDQTVDIATPVFEMPDKDGNHWTLRAKTGWLSAKGDEMKLRGDVAGDSPAAPGVVPTTFRTDHLDVFPKEDRAKTDARVVLTRPGMEQSGVGFEVDSKNNTYHFLSQAKGRYTPRR, from the coding sequence ATGAACTGGCGCAGCGCCGTGGGCGCCCTGCTGCTGGTGGTGGCCGTGCTGACCGGCTGGTCGCTGCTGCGCAACCGCGACAAGGGCCCGGTCAGCGTCGGCCAGGACGGCGGCGTGGACTACATCCTGCACGACTTCCAGATCGTCTCGCTGGACGACAAGGGCCAGGAATCCACCACCCTGCGCGCGCCCCGCCTGGAACGCCAGCGCGATGACCAGACCGTGGACATCGCCACCCCGGTGTTCGAGATGCCCGACAAGGACGGCAACCACTGGACCCTGCGCGCGAAGACCGGCTGGCTCAGCGCCAAGGGCGACGAAATGAAGCTGCGCGGCGACGTGGCCGGCGACAGCCCCGCCGCGCCGGGCGTGGTGCCGACCACCTTCCGGACCGACCACCTGGATGTGTTCCCCAAGGAAGACCGCGCAAAAACCGACGCCCGCGTGGTGCTGACCCGGCCCGGCATGGAGCAGTCCGGCGTAGGGTTCGAGGTCGATTCCAAGAACAACACGTATCATTTCCTGAGCCAGGCCAAGGGCCGCTACACGCCCCGCCGATGA
- a CDS encoding DUF3108 domain-containing protein: MNKTLCTPVLLLTALLGPAVSAQEHAPAPTVPAPASTAASPAEVPALPALPPMAWEAPPLQPFTATYQAFYKGKEAGDATMKVTHTGGDQWRVDMQVIGRRGFASILGLNIEQSTVFEQRGNSYAPLSQSTVRKGLFLGKKAVGLYNWQAGTAQWTGDLKKERTQPIPLQAGDQSALLINLSIMRDAHPGASMHYRYVDMGKVREHDYQAATDTENVQVGELSYNALRVYRSNGGRDETILWIANGVPTPVRILQREDGEDRIDLRLIEYQGV; encoded by the coding sequence ATGAACAAGACGCTGTGCACGCCCGTGTTGCTGCTGACCGCCCTGCTCGGCCCCGCCGTGTCCGCACAGGAGCATGCGCCGGCCCCCACCGTGCCGGCCCCGGCCAGCACGGCGGCCAGCCCTGCCGAGGTCCCGGCACTGCCGGCGCTGCCGCCGATGGCCTGGGAAGCCCCCCCGCTGCAACCCTTCACCGCCACCTACCAGGCCTTCTACAAGGGCAAGGAAGCCGGTGATGCCACCATGAAGGTCACCCACACCGGCGGCGACCAGTGGCGGGTGGACATGCAGGTCATCGGGCGCCGCGGCTTCGCCAGCATCCTGGGCCTGAACATCGAACAGAGCACGGTCTTCGAGCAGCGCGGCAACAGCTACGCGCCGCTGAGCCAGAGCACGGTGCGCAAGGGCCTGTTCCTGGGCAAGAAGGCCGTGGGCCTCTACAACTGGCAGGCCGGCACCGCGCAGTGGACCGGCGACCTGAAGAAGGAACGCACCCAGCCCATCCCGCTGCAGGCCGGTGACCAGAGCGCGCTGCTGATCAACCTGTCGATCATGCGCGACGCGCACCCGGGCGCGTCCATGCACTACCGCTACGTGGACATGGGCAAGGTCCGCGAACACGACTACCAGGCGGCCACCGACACCGAGAACGTGCAGGTCGGTGAGCTGTCCTACAACGCACTTCGCGTGTACCGCAGCAACGGCGGCCGCGATGAAACCATCCTCTGGATCGCCAACGGCGTGCCGACGCCCGTGCGCATCCTGCAACGCGAAGACGGCGAAGATCGCATCGACCTGCGCCTGATCGAATACCAAGGAGTCTGA
- a CDS encoding BolA/IbaG family iron-sulfur metabolism protein produces the protein MDAETIRNLIETGLPGARADVRGDDGVHFEATVAYEGFAGKMPLARHRMVYATLGDLMGGAIHALALKTVTPAEAG, from the coding sequence TTGGACGCTGAGACCATCCGCAACCTGATCGAAACCGGCCTGCCGGGCGCCCGTGCCGACGTGCGCGGCGATGACGGCGTGCACTTCGAGGCCACCGTGGCCTATGAAGGCTTTGCCGGCAAGATGCCGCTGGCCCGCCACCGGATGGTCTATGCGACCCTGGGCGACCTGATGGGCGGCGCGATCCACGCGCTGGCGCTGAAAACCGTGACCCCGGCCGAAGCCGGCTGA